In the genome of Arabidopsis thaliana chromosome 4, partial sequence, the window TCACGTTGATTTGGAGAGTATGGAGAGTAAAGTAGGAAAGAAGAGGTgaaatgagaagagaaaatagGAAGTCTTCCTTGGCGAGCATAGCATCTCAGGGTAATATCTATAACATTTGTGACTGTTTCATCTTCCTTGACAACAAAACGAATAGGTCCACTACTCCCTACCACTTTGATGCTTACAAGCAACCTATTTTCCGTCAAATTtggtatcttcttcttcatcatcaatctcGATTTCTCGACTTTTTTCACCCGAATTATATCcatctttgcttttttgtttagttttggtGTGTGATGATTAGTTCAATCCCCTTTTTAAACTTATTACACAAGCTGTATAATTTAGTGGTGCTTATTAGGTTAAGTGGAGAGTATTAGCAGCCAGTGGATTGTTAATGTGGGTTTAAAGGATAAActatttctttcttgttttataaGTTCCCAACACGGAATCTGATGATTGGTGTCTacgttatttatttttttacttccaGCCATCTCAATCTCAACGTTCTTGCAAGATTACAAAGAGAGAGTATCGTGAGAATCTTGAAACAGTAACATTCACTATCACTTTTTTCTATGGATTCTTACATAACACTCTCCTAACCGCCGGTGATGACCAATACTTTCTCTCTTGATCATGTGCCTTTAGCCGCCTTTTATGGTCCCCCAAAAGCCTTTGGAactgatttttaaaattgatttacCAAAGCTTTAAAGGACAACAAAGTGCTTAGTGGGTTCCTACTAAGTCTGCTAGTTCTGGTACAATCTTTTCCCCCAAAAACTTGCAAATGagaaatatatatggtttgaTAATGTCAAGGATCTAATAAGCATATACAAAAGAATATATTCggattttttgaaaaataagttgaaaGAATTGTAGATTATATCGACATGTATTATACATATGTAGTTAAGCagtgaaagagagaaggtGCTCTAAACTGATCTAAGTTTCAAAaccttatttatttttcacatCTCAAGCAAAAACTCAACACCCACCTTAAATAATCAGTTGTTTCCTTGAGGAGGACCGGTCATGGTTCCCATCAGTTTATCATCCGGTTTGGGAGTAGAAGATGCCTTTGGCGTTTTTGGTCCtccctgcaaaaaaaaaaccggcTCTTATCTCCACGGATCTTTCAACATAACCATTCGTTCTGCAAGAGAGTGTCACTTACACTTCCTTTTGGGCCAAGTAACCTCCGGCCTGAAGGTGCTCTCGCTAATGATGAAATGGCCACTGCTGCTACAGTTGCCACACGAATCCTTTTATGCACGTCTATATACTCATCTGTTTCATCCACAATCTCCTCCTGCAAAAGTTCTTCAAACACATCTTCTAATGTGATGATACCAATTACGTCTCCATCCTCAATCTCCTCTGAAGTATGTGAGAACCCCTGTCTGCCGGCCTCGCTGATGAACGATTGTCCATTAGCCTTGTCGATGCGGACAATGACACTGTCGTGGTTTCCTTCTCGCTTTAGTAAAAGAGGTGCAGTCAACTCGGAGTTGTTACTTGAGACGTTGCTTTCACCGCTATTTTCTTCATGCAAAGTTGAAGGATGACCTTTGCTTTTCCCCTTAACCTTCACAACTGCAGCCATGTGACTGCTCCCTTTTTGAAACTCATTCAGAATATCATACAGAGGCATATTAGCCGGAACCCTGTTAAATCATTAATCACAACAGGAACTTCATTTTTCACAGAGATGCTTAAggaaataatatgaaaatatagcAAGCATAATAATAATGACAAGACCTTGGAATTCGGCGTATACCAACTGCGCTGACAAGAGTCCCTGTTTCAGGGCGAACTGTAAGGAGACTCTTCACCtagaaaacagaagaatttCCTGATTAGAGTTTGCATAAGCTACCAGAGAAACATGCAAATCAGACCATCGGAAAAGGGTCAACGACTCCTACCAAGAGAAGTCCAATAACATTTTTTGGATTATCGGAGTAGACAGGAACGCGGCTATGACCTCGTGCTTGAATCTTATCCATAGCTTCCCTGGGAGATTAATTACAAGCAAAACAGTTCAGGATACAGAGTCATACATGTTCTCTGAAGATAGTAACAGAACTGAATGTCATGTTCCGAGTTTCATAATCAAAGATACAAATAACCATATACATTAATCTACAATAATGAACACTGAGATAACAGGAAAATGTTTCATCACAGTATACCAGTTGAGAACCAAACTCACCGGTCCAACTTTGAATTTACATCCAAGGAAAACGTTGATTCAATTGGTGTCATGGCTTCTTGAGCGGTCTTTTCAGTCAAATCAAGTGCTCCACTTATAATTGTAGTCTCATCATGTGTAAGTTCACCTCCCTTTCCAGCAGCTTCACCGTGAATGGACACAAGAGCTTTTAACTGAGCTCGCCTAAATAAAGGGTCATTGTGTCCCAACACCCAATCCAACATCTTTGCAATAGGAAAAGATATCGGGTACGATAGAACCATTAAGATACGAACAAGCCAGACCAAATTAGCTCCCACTGCTAGTCCATATCTAGTACATATAGCTTGAGGAATaacctgaaaaaaaaacagtgttCAAATCTCATGAAGCTTATAAACCTAGCAAGACTTTAAAGGTAGAAGATCAAAGCATACCTCTCCAACGAATAGAACGAAAGTGACGGATAGAATAATAGCAACATACTCATTGAATATCTTATCCAAGTATATAGGAAGCCCCTGCAAATTTTCAACAAGTGAAGCCTCTTAAGATCCTGGTTTCATCATCACAACACACATAGAAAGTCAGAGAGACTTTGAATGAAGATAATTACCTCCATAGCAAGAGCATTAAACAGAAGCAGAGTCACTAAAAGCTGATGCTGTTTCTGAACAACCGGAAAAATCGCagctgagaaaaaaaatcaatcaatcgCAAGCAAATTCCACAATCACAGCAAAATTCACACAAAGTCAAATGATCAGATACAGATTCATATCAATTCAAGCAATTCCTTATAATCAATTGATCGGTGACGAATTACGAAAGAGAAGGATCAATTTACCagattgtttcttctcttttggaGTACCACTCCGTTGGAGAATCTCGAGCTCAACGAGACCGAGAGACATAAGCCCTAAAGTGAGACCAGACATAATTCCGGCGAAGAGAACAAGGAAACAAGAGATTCCGGCGTAAGTGATCCACTCAAGCGATCCAAACGGAATCGCCTCGCTTTGTAAGGCGTTAGATTGACTGATTCCGGCTAACATCCTCGCCGCAACCACCGCATTAATCGGATGCATCTTCGTCGTCTCTATATCTATCTGTTTGCAATTTTCCGACGCCTTTCTTAGATATTTTCTCGtctaattttgttgttttttatatCTCTCTCATCGACCTAATGGGGTCGGGGTTTTGTACAATTTTGAATTCTTAGCATATACAgcaaatatttggttttgttttttaacatTGGTCCccaatatgttttatatttttcaaatccACCcctttactttcttttttttctggtgGTCCTGGTGCAGGATCTTCTTGTACGGAATGGATCTTATACAATCTGACAAACACCCTTTAGCGAATATCGGAATTGTATATTTCAAATGTGTGATTGTGCTGTCATCTAcgagattttttgttttttgttttttaacatGGAGGGGTTTGGGCCTTGGGCCCTAGTTCCTCATGACCCGGAACCGGCTTGTGCTGATATCAAATACATCGGCGTAAAGCATCTCTTCTATCAATCGAGTACATTGGTCTAATATCCCTGCAATAAAACCATTAGTTcagacgaaaaaaaaaaaaaaaacattagttcAACACTTTCCCTAGGGAGCACATGGACTACACTTAAACCACATGGATCTAACGTTTGCACTTGTAAGAAACACATGGATCCAATCTTTGCACTTAAACCACTAGTCTAATGCATCGGTTGTTGTGCGAGTTTTTTTGTACAACCTTTACtattttgagtttgaaatCTGCATTGTAACTCAAGGACTCGAGTTTGAAATCTGCATTGTAACACAATGACGACACTAATACAAACAACTAGATTATATGTTATATTGAGTCATTCACAACTTAATGGTGtaagattttgatattgtgatttaaaggaaaaaaaataaagtctaAATTTCTCTCACTTATTTGttttgtcccaaaaaaaattcttttggGAAACgtccaaattttatttctttgaagTACATTATTAAGCAACTTTTGCGTTAACTAGGATAAATTGGATCTAACGTTAATCAAACTTACCATCCCGTTACCATCCCGTTAAAAAGGATTAAGTTTGACTAATATTTGGTCTAGTTCgaccaaatcaaatcattgCAAAAATTTTGTTGTCTAATAAAAAGGAAGTTAACATGAGACACGAAAGTTGACAAAGCCATCGATGAATTATCCTTGTCTAAAAGACTTTGTCAAAAGCCACCGGTCACCGAATCACCGGTGTATCAAAGATTAGCGATGGATGGAGAAACTTTTGATCCATTGTTTCAAAAGTGCAATTACAAAATAGCGGCCACAACAGTATGTGACCATATAGCTAACTATTACTACTGCATTCTACGAAAAATTGAGtgaacaaaaaggaaaaaagaatcaaGTTACGGAGTAAATTACAAATTGTAGGTATTTTGTATAATACAAGGAAACAAAGCATCTTCAAAAATCGGGTTGAACCATTGCTTCTGCtgactttttatatttttatatatatataatttatgtgaTGGATCAAAGTATACAGAAGAACCTGGATCTTataatttattctttgttttctttctttataccGCAACAGAGTTTTTGCCTCCTTAAGCAAGAACACAACATCAGTTGTTTCTTCGAATCGGCTCGGTAATAGTTCCAAGCATTTTATCTTGTTCCTGACCAGGAACTTTATTCGTCTGCCCTTGCTTATTTTGTCCTCCCTGCAAATACAAGTTTCAACAATTCTAACTTTCTCTCTTGcataaacaacaaagaaacaaaagagtgtTAACTCACAGTTCCCTTTTGCGCAAGCAACTTCCGGCTTGAAGGAGCTCTCGCTATTGATGAAGCAGCCGCTGCTGCTGCTACTCGAATCCTGCAAACGCGGAAATTCTCAGTGATGATATGACAAGGTGATATGTGATGCCATAGAGAGTATTTAGCCGAACCTTTTATGTACGTCAACATATTCATCAGTTTCATCCACAATCTCTTCTTGCAAAAGTTCTTCAAAGACATCTTCTAAAGTGATGATACCAATTACCTCACCATCCTCGATAGCCTCTGAAGTATGTGAAAACCCGTGAGGTCCACTCTCGttgttttgaaagaaagattGTCCATTAGCCTTGTCGATTGTGACAATGACATTGTCATGGTTTCCCTCTCGTTTTAGTAACAAAGGTGCAGTCAAGTCGGAGTCATTGCTTTCATCAGTGTGTTCTTCAAGCAAAGTTGAAGGTGGGACTTTGCTTTTCCCCTTAACCTTCACAACTGCAGCCATGTGACTGCTTCCCTTTTGAAACTCATTCAGTATATCATAGAGAGGCATATCAGCTGGAACCCTATTCAAACATTATAACATCAATAATACGAAACTTCATTCTACATAATAGTAAAGACTGGAGGTTAAAATGGTAATGGCAGAACCTTGGAATCCGGCGTATACAAACTGCGCTGACAAGGGTCTCTGTTTCAGGGCGAACTGTAAGAAGACTCTTCACctagaaaacagaacaatttCTTGATTAGAGTTTGCAGAAACATGATAAGCCACCATTGAAACATGCAAAATAAGAGTCAGCAACATTACCAAGAGAAGTCCGATAACGTTTTTCGGATTCCCAGAGTAGACAGGAACGCGGCTATGGCCTCGTGCCAGAATCTTCCCCATAGCTTCCCTAAGAGATTAATTACACAGACAGCAGTATAAGATACATGTCAGAAAATAGTTGCCGAAACAACTGCCATGCAGGACTTTTCAGAATCATTGAGACAacagataaaatattttataccaCTGACAGTTGAGAACTAAACTCACCAATCCAATTTTGAATTTACATCCAAGGAGAAGGTAGACTCAATTGGTGTCATGGCTTCTTGTGCAGTCTGTCAAACCAAATACCACTTTTGCATAAATAACTTTCACCATATTTCTACACAGATCAAGCCATGGTTCAGGAATTCTAGAAAGTCAAGCACACACCTTCTCAGTCAAATCAAGAGCTCCACTAATGATTGTCGTCTCATCATGTGTAAGCTCACCTCCCTTACCAGCCTAAAACCATTGTCAGAGCAACAAGGTAACCAAATTAGTAATCTAAATTTCCAAAaggttgtgacttgtgaggaAGTAAACAAAGTAGTTAACAATTTCAAAGTCTCTAAGAATACCTCTTGGCTGTGAATGGATACAAGAGCTTTCAACTGAGCCCGCCTAAATAAAGCATCATTGTGTCCCAGCaccaaatctaaaatctaaCCAAAAGCATACAAAAATGGTAATTTCCACTTGATCAACCGTCAGGCATAAACAACACATACCAGACTACATTCCAAAACATTCTTGACCAAACACACTATATTTACCTTGCCAATGGGAAAGGCAATCGGATAGCAGAGAGTCATTAAAATGCGGACAAGCCAGACAAAATTCGCTCCAACCGCGAGTCCATACCTAGTGCATATCGCTTGAGGAATAACCTTAAAAGAcgaaaacaaatgttaaacACAGTTCAATCTTTGATATATAACCATAGAGATAGACTAGCAAAACTAGAGACACCTCCTCCAAGTCCATAAAACACATACCTCACCGAAAGCAAGAACGAATGTGACAGAAAGAATAATCGCAACGTATTCATTGAATAACTTATCCAAATATATAGGAAGCCCCTGCCCAAAATTCCATAAAATCAACTAAGTATAGATCTCCCTCATATTAACCATATAACCAAACGACCAACAGACTTTGAATGAAGATAATTACCTCCATAGCCATAGCATTACACAGAAGCAGTGTCACTAAAAGCTGATGCTGTTTCTGAACAACCGGAAAAATCGCAGCTGAAACAACATCATTCAAAACAATcagaaatcaaattcaatgATAAAGAATTTGATTGAGAAAGAAGGAATCAAAAATCATCACCGgcttgtttcttctcattaGGAGTACCACTACGTTGAAGAATCTCAAGCTCGACAAGACCAAGAGACATAAGTCCCAAAGTAAGACCAGACATAATCCCGGCGAAGAGTACGAGGAAACAAGATATTCCGGCGTAAGTGATCCACTCAAACGATCCAAACGGAATCGCTTCTCCTCCGTTATTACCGTTAGATTGTCCGATTCCGGATAAAATCCTCGCCGCCGCCACCGCATTAATCAGATgcatattttcttcttgaaaacAGAGCTTTATGATTCGATGATGAATCTCTCTGTGTTTGTGATTCTCTGGTCACACGaccttcttttttaattttgcctctttttgataattttataattcGTTGGATCTCACCAACATGTCGGATTCAGTTCAGTACAATTTTCCAGGACAAAACGGCAAAAAGTTTTGTAAGGAAATTAAATTTAGACCCTAAAGTTATTCATTATGATAAAAAGACccctttgatttttgtttttttcgtgAAGCTCTCTATTCTTTACAACCACAAATGTTAAAATTGTAGCGTGTCCACAGAGATTTGTGATCTCAGACAACACTCTTTAGAAgcaacaaatttatatatatttcttatagaagattattttctatgttttggaATGTGATtgttttcaacaaacaaaggTTATTTCTAAGAGgaaagaaatttcaaaaattgtttttaagagaataatattttgcacctaagaaaaaagaaagagaaacatatCTATACAAAAATGAGAACTTCCCAAAAATCAGCACTCTCAAAGAGGATAGTTGGGTAGGCGTGATGGATAAAAGAGTTGAGATGCTTTCAAATATCTTCTTGTCAAAGAGGCTACTTATATGAGGGAGCGAGTGATACGCTTTTGGTGGATGCTATCGTATCtctttataagtttaaatggTTGCGGCGGTTGAAGTAGAAAAACTTAAATGGTTACGGCGGTTGAGGTGGAAAAACTAGTTTGGAGATTATACcactttttatttaacattGATAAATTAAAGTTTGTATTAGtatggattaaaaaaaatagaagaaagttGTTGCGGACCActtcaaacataaaaataaaattggtttAGGGCACATTATTGTCCATCCAAAATTAGTCTAGTCCGATTTCGCCACAACATACATTCAAAACTTATATGTGCGAAcgatgtaattttttttattattttgttaaggTTGTTTTGTACTTTATAATGAAGTTCTTTGaacatttgaaaaaaagaaactatttatattgataaaataaatagaaccATATCCACTGAAATCTAAATCGTCTGAAAATATAATGAACTATATATTGATGATTTCTCTGAtacttaaaatttaaaatcattggTCCTCCATACAAATCATTGGGCCAAACAAGTCGCTTGTCTTTTTCATGTTTCATAAGATTCTTAGTCAAATTAGCTCAAAACTCCATAGTTAACTTAAATCTTTCTAACCCCTAACATGAAACAGAAATAAGTTTAATTTAGTCTACATGTTCAATTTTGAATGGTGCTAAAATCCGTAAACTAGTGACTATTCAAGCCGTATTGTGTGGTCTTGTCTGctataaaattgatattttgctCTAAAACAGAATGTGAAGGAGTACACTAACGTGAGTTAGCAATTGACTATTCGCatcaaaaatgaaagatttcTGATGCATTTTGCGATTTCGAGGCCAAGATATATCTTAATTTATCGAACCACTAAAGTGATTTAGAAGAGTGATGTGTGTTGATCTAATCGCATATTTGAACATGATATTCGAAAcacaaaagaatatatataatactagAAAGGtacttgttttcttcacaATGCACTACGATGGAATAAAGAAGGAACTAAGTCAACACCAAATTTGATAAAACTCAAACCCCTATTTTTGGTTACAGGTTAACCTAAACCTTGAAAGCTTCATTCCCAAGTAACCGAGATCAGCGAATTAGCAAGCCCAGATTGGTCGAACGTGGCGTCAGCTTCACAATCTAGAGTCTTTGAAGCACCGGGAATCGCCTGCACCAGCTTGAATGCCTTTTTCTCAGATTCATCAATGTGAGAATAACAGAATGACCAAAGAAGCTGAATCGGTTCGCTCTTGAGAAActtcctctgctttcttctCCCATCTGGAAATCGAACGCAGAGACTACACACAACGCTTCGATCACAGTCTCCTTTTGGCTCTTCTGTCAAAACCGGGAACACTAAACATATCTCCTCCTCCTTTACTTCATCCGGATCTTCATATTCGTCCCCCATAAAAGGAGGCACGAAGTCATCAGTGTCACTGCGTGACGACCAAATCTCCCACTCGTCTTGTTCTTCAAGTTCTTTCTCCCAAGTAGGAGCCACGACTTGATTATTGTTGCTTCTTGACGACCAATTATCCTCCTCTTCAAACTCTTCACCCCAGGAAGGAGCAGGGGTTTCATAGAAGTTGTAGCTTGACAAACAAGTCTCCGCAGTTTCCGTGCGCCTGTTCCTTGTCAGAGAAGCAATGTTTTCGTGAGGACCAGCGTCccaaaacatcatcaaatcCTCGACAATACTCTCAGCTTCAATCACGCCGCTCCACATATGCATCTTCTGGCCAGTGATGGGATTGATTACAAACACCACAGGAGGAGGAGCTTCGATCTTGTAGAAACTAGAGATTTTCTGACCTTCGTTTGTATCATCATAGACCTGCCATACGATGAAGTGGGACTCAATGGTTCTCGAAACCGCGTCGTTCGCCCATACATCTCGATTAAGTATATGAGAACCTAACTCTGTCCTGGACTGGAGATTCACTACCAACCATAGATTCTTTTCAATGGAAACATATTTCGCATATTCAAACAAACCCTCGTGAAGTATATATGAAGGAGGAGGAAACGAGAAAGACGATCTCGAGTCTGAATCATCAGAAGTTCCTGATGTCGTCGAGTCCACAACCTCCCGATACATCGCGTTGTTGGTGAGAAAGAGGTTTACGGCTTGATCAATATTCCAATCTGTCGTCTGTAACAATATCTTGCGGTTTCGGCGGTCTGATCGACAGCGATCTCGAGGAAAGACGAGATTAGTTGATCTTGACGAAAGAGAACAATCTCTTCGTCAAGCTGTAGCCTTGTTGTTATCGCTCTCTGTCGGTTATTCGCTGAGAAAAAGTGCCCCATTGTTGCTTTGTTctgagagaaaacaaacaagtacTTGGGAAAAGAggaatggaagaagagatatagaaaagttttatttatatagagagatcgagagagaaagataagtttgtttttaggtttgttttccttttttctgcTCCGACTTTGttttaaaggaaaaataaattatcttttCGTCTTTAAATTGTGTATAGATATTTCCAACTTTTTTCGGGATATACACAATCTttcatatttacttttaattatgattaacTTAGGTGggattatttatttattaaagtgttttctagaagaaaaaaatcttcttaaaagattttatgagaaagaaagactagaaaaataaatacaacaaTTATTTTGAATGACATATATCCATacctttttataattaaattacttctattgtttattaatatcattctatgtaatatttttaacattaaatAGGTTTTAAATATACTTCTCAAATAAGATATGTgcaaattaaagttttttttagtgtttgagtaaaaaaaaaaaatagataattttGATTACCTTAAATCGGCGACCACCAGAGACATGATTTTGTGCTCAACTGATCAAATCGGCGAGCACCAAAAGAATGATTCTCTGAGATAAGCATGTGAATTTGGAGCTAAATACcagattatttatttattaaattgttttctataagaaaataatcttttaagagattttatgagaaagaaagactagaaaaatacatacaacaattattttgaatgacatctatatatacatttttataattaaattacttatgttgtttattaatatcattctatgtaatatttttaaaattagatatgTTTAAATATACTTCCCAAATAAGAGATGTgcaaattaaagttttttctaatgtttgagtaaaaaaaaaaagagaggtaaTTTTGATTACCTCAAATCGGTGACCACCAGAGACATGATTCTGTGATCACTGATCAAATCGGCGAGCACCAGAGGTATGATTCTCTGAGATAAGCATGTGAATCTGGAGCTAAACTCCTCTGTTTTATACGGTTAATACGATTTTATATGGTTCGAACAAATTGGACCCGGTTTAATACGGTTAAGAGTTAAAACCTTGACTTTTACATTTAACTATTAAGTTTCAGTGCAAGACACTAATGTGTAGATGGTTACCTTCCTCCATGAGGATGCTCCACTGGGTTCATCATAGCCACACCACGAACCTTAGCCCACATGTTTCTCTTTATCATCAGCTTCTTAGTTAGGCCACTACTAGCAATTTGACCAATCATAACCCTGCATCCACTTAGGACAGTCTTCTTTGAATCCAGTGGCAAGTTAATGCTGTCCAAACATATATTCAATTCATCATTGTGAACTTAAGAAACCAATGTTATGAATCTTATTGTACCTGAATCTTATGAAGTTATGATAAATAGGTTTATGTTAAGATATATTGGTAATGCGATTTGTGATTATGTTGTAATCTTCAAATATTCGGATCAGCAGTTTTCAACAGTTATGGTTGGAGAGTTTTAGTTGCAGAATATAACTTCTTCACTGTGTTAGCTCTATATTAGTAAAAGAACAGTAAAGCGGATAAGTGATCTGTGTTGTAAGAATTGTATATTTGAACTTAATACTCCAattgacaaacaaaacaaaagtagtcTAGAATTAATCTCCAGAATTTAAGGGTTTCTTCAATATAACTTCAAGATAATATAAAGAAGCAACAACATATCGAAATCTTCACTCCCAAGTAACTGAAATCATCGAATTAGCGATCCCAGATTGATCAAACGTGGCCTTAGCTCCATAATCCAGAGTCTTGGAAGCACCAGGAATCGCCTGCACAAGCTTGAACTCCTTTTTCTCGGATTCCTCCATGTGAGAATAACAGAAAGACCAGAGAAGCTGAATCGGTTCGCTCTTGAGAAActtcctctgctttcttctCCCATCTGGAAATCGAACACAAATACTGCACACAACGCTTCTATCACAGTCTGCTTTAGGCTCTTCTGTCAAAACCGGAAACTCAAGCAGGTCGCATGACAAACAAGTTTCCTCCTCATGTTCGGATAAAGTCATTATGTCTTCAAATTCTGGCCCCCAAGAAGGAGCCACAACGCGATCAGACGTAAAAGTCTCCTCCTTTCCAGATTTGATTAcagtcttttcttcttcaatagcGTTTCCCCAGAAAGTAGCCATGTCTTGATCATCAGCGTTGTTACTTGAACAGGagatcttctctgttttcatacGTTTGTTGCTTGTCAGAGATGCAACGTGTTCGTGAGGACCAGAATCCATGTACTTCATCAAATCCTCGAGAAAGCCCTGAGGTTCAATCACACCGCTCCACATACGCATCTTCTGGCCAGTGATGGGATCGATGAGAAGCACCACAGGAGGAACAGAGTCGATCTTGTAGAAAGTAGATATTTTCTGACCTTCGCTGGTATCATCATAGACCTACAACAAGATGAAGCTGGACTTGATGGCTTGAAAAACAGCGTCGTGTGGCCATAAATCTCGGTTAAGTAAGTGAGAAGCAAACTCGGTCGTGGACTGGAGGTTAACAAGCAACCATAGATCCTCTCTAGAGGACGTTGCTTTCGCATCTTCAAACGAACCGTGGAAAAACAGACTTGGAGGAGGACGGTACAAAGAAGACAACCTAGAATCGGATTCCTCAGATGTCGACTCGTCGTCCCAGATCTCTTC includes:
- a CDS encoding CBS domain protein with a domain protein (DUF21) (FUNCTIONS IN: molecular_function unknown; INVOLVED IN: biological_process unknown; LOCATED IN: mitochondrion; EXPRESSED IN: 25 plant structures; EXPRESSED DURING: 15 growth stages; CONTAINS InterPro DOMAIN/s: Protein of unknown function DUF21 (InterPro:IPR002550), Cystathionine beta-synthase, core (InterPro:IPR000644); BEST Arabidopsis thaliana protein match is: CBS domain-containing protein with a domain of unknown function (DUF21) (TAIR:AT4G14240.1); Has 10651 Blast hits to 10438 proteins in 2476 species: Archae - 104; Bacteria - 7995; Metazoa - 296; Fungi - 275; Plants - 231; Viruses - 0; Other Eukaryotes - 1750 (source: NCBI BLink).) translates to MHPINAVVAARMLAGISQSNALQSEAIPFGSLEWITYAGISCFLVLFAGIMSGLTLGLMSLGLVELEILQRSGTPKEKKQSAAIFPVVQKQHQLLVTLLLFNALAMEGLPIYLDKIFNEYVAIILSVTFVLFVGEVIPQAICTRYGLAVGANLVWLVRILMVLSYPISFPIAKMLDWVLGHNDPLFRRAQLKALVSIHGEAAGKGGELTHDETTIISGALDLTEKTAQEAMTPIESTFSLDVNSKLDREAMDKIQARGHSRVPVYSDNPKNVIGLLLVKSLLTVRPETGTLVSAVGIRRIPRVPANMPLYDILNEFQKGSSHMAAVVKVKGKSKGHPSTLHEENSGESNVSSNNSELTAPLLLKREGNHDSVIVRIDKANGQSFISEAGRQGFSHTSEEIEDGDVIGIITLEDVFEELLQEEIVDETDEYIDVHKRIRVATVAAVAISSLARAPSGRRLLGPKGSGGPKTPKASSTPKPDDKLMGTMTGPPQGNN
- a CDS encoding CBS domain protein with a domain protein (DUF21) (CONTAINS InterPro DOMAIN/s: Protein of unknown function DUF21 (InterPro:IPR002550), Cystathionine beta-synthase, core (InterPro:IPR000644); BEST Arabidopsis thaliana protein match is: CBS domain-containing protein with a domain of unknown function (DUF21) (TAIR:AT4G14230.1); Has 30201 Blast hits to 17322 proteins in 780 species: Archae - 12; Bacteria - 1396; Metazoa - 17338; Fungi - 3422; Plants - 5037; Viruses - 0; Other Eukaryotes - 2996 (source: NCBI BLink).); translation: MHLINAVAAARILSGIGQSNGNNGGEAIPFGSFEWITYAGISCFLVLFAGIMSGLTLGLMSLGLVELEILQRSGTPNEKKQAAAIFPVVQKQHQLLVTLLLCNAMAMEGLPIYLDKLFNEYVAIILSVTFVLAFGEVIPQAICTRYGLAVGANFVWLVRILMTLCYPIAFPIGKILDLVLGHNDALFRRAQLKALVSIHSQEAGKGGELTHDETTIISGALDLTEKTAQEAMTPIESTFSLDVNSKLDWEAMGKILARGHSRVPVYSGNPKNVIGLLLVKSLLTVRPETETLVSAVCIRRIPRVPADMPLYDILNEFQKGSSHMAAVVKVKGKSKVPPSTLLEEHTDESNDSDLTAPLLLKREGNHDNVIVTIDKANGQSFFQNNESGPHGFSHTSEAIEDGEVIGIITLEDVFEELLQEEIVDETDEYVDVHKRIRVAAAAAASSIARAPSSRKLLAQKGTGGQNKQGQTNKVPGQEQDKMLGTITEPIRRNN